The proteins below are encoded in one region of Polynucleobacter sp. AP-Elch-400A-B2:
- the fabG gene encoding 3-oxoacyl-ACP reductase FabG: MNLDLSGQIALVTGASRGIGQAIADELVKCGAKVIGTATSADGAKAINTRLQASGGRGEVLNVTDPKACEDIIDLIVKDFGGISILVNNAGITRDNLAMRMKTDEWTDVIDTNLSAVFRLSQAVMRPMMKARAGRIINITSIVGHMGNPGQANYAAAKSGVSGMTRALAREIGSRNITVNCVAPGFIDTDMTRALSEEQQNALKANIPLARLGSPEDVAQAVAFLASPAAGYITGNTLHVNGGLYLA; this comes from the coding sequence ATGAATCTCGACTTAAGTGGACAAATTGCATTAGTGACCGGCGCATCGCGCGGTATTGGCCAAGCCATTGCGGACGAGCTAGTGAAATGTGGTGCCAAGGTAATTGGTACTGCCACTTCTGCAGATGGCGCTAAGGCTATCAACACCCGTTTACAAGCGAGTGGTGGTCGTGGTGAGGTATTGAATGTGACCGATCCAAAAGCTTGCGAAGACATTATTGATTTGATAGTCAAAGATTTTGGCGGTATCAGTATTTTGGTCAATAACGCAGGCATCACTCGCGATAACCTAGCGATGCGCATGAAAACAGATGAGTGGACCGATGTGATCGATACCAACTTAAGTGCGGTTTTCCGTTTGTCGCAGGCGGTGATGCGACCTATGATGAAAGCGCGCGCTGGCCGCATTATTAATATCACCTCGATTGTTGGTCATATGGGCAACCCTGGGCAGGCTAATTACGCTGCCGCAAAATCCGGTGTTTCAGGTATGACCCGTGCTTTGGCCCGCGAAATCGGTAGTCGCAATATCACTGTGAATTGTGTAGCCCCCGGCTTTATTGATACAGATATGACCCGTGCTTTGAGTGAAGAGCAGCAAAATGCCCTAAAAGCCAATATTCCTTTGGCACGTCTGGGTAGCCCAGAAGATGTAGCCCAGGCAGTGGCGTTTTTAGCCTCTCCAGCGGCCGGATATATCACTGGAAATACCTTACATGTCAATGGCGGACTCTATTTAGCCTAA
- the fabF gene encoding beta-ketoacyl-ACP synthase II, which translates to MSASNGRRRVVVTGLGLISPVGNSVDVAWSNLLAGKSGIATITKFDHTPLSVHFAGEVKDFNVEEYVSAKEARHMDTFIHFGIAAGTQAIRDSGLQITEENAERVGVMVGSGIGGLPMIEETGAELLARGPRRISPFFVPGSIINMISGHLSILFGLKGPNVAAVTACTTGLHSIGLAARLIQYGDADVMVAGGAESTISALGVGGFASARALSTRNDDPATASRPWDRDRDGFVLGEGAGVVVLEEYEHAKARGAKIYCELLGFGMSGDAYHMTAPNMDGPRRCMVNAMRDAGLNPDQIQYINAHGTSTPLGDKNETGAIKAALGDHARKTLINSTKSMTGHLLGGAGGLESVFTILALHNQKSPPTINIFNQDPECDLDYCANTARDVKIDHAVKNNFGFGGTNGTLIFGKLT; encoded by the coding sequence GTGTCAGCATCAAATGGCCGCCGCCGGGTTGTTGTTACCGGCCTAGGCCTGATTTCACCAGTTGGTAACTCGGTTGATGTAGCTTGGTCTAATTTGCTCGCGGGCAAATCAGGCATTGCTACCATCACGAAGTTTGACCATACTCCGCTCAGCGTGCATTTCGCTGGTGAGGTGAAAGATTTCAATGTCGAAGAATATGTTTCTGCCAAAGAGGCGCGCCATATGGATACCTTTATCCATTTCGGTATCGCAGCTGGTACGCAAGCGATTCGTGACAGTGGTTTACAGATAACCGAAGAGAACGCGGAGCGTGTAGGCGTCATGGTTGGCTCAGGCATTGGCGGTTTGCCGATGATTGAAGAGACTGGCGCTGAATTATTAGCTCGCGGCCCTCGTCGCATCTCTCCATTTTTTGTGCCAGGCTCAATCATTAATATGATTTCTGGTCATCTCAGCATCTTGTTTGGTCTTAAGGGGCCAAACGTGGCTGCAGTTACAGCTTGCACTACTGGCTTACACAGCATTGGTTTGGCAGCACGCTTAATTCAGTATGGCGATGCTGATGTGATGGTTGCTGGTGGGGCTGAATCCACTATCTCTGCATTGGGCGTTGGTGGCTTTGCCTCAGCTCGTGCACTATCCACTCGCAACGATGATCCTGCAACTGCTTCACGCCCATGGGACAGAGACCGTGATGGTTTCGTTCTAGGTGAGGGTGCAGGTGTTGTGGTGCTAGAAGAATACGAGCATGCTAAAGCACGTGGTGCAAAAATCTACTGCGAGCTCTTGGGCTTTGGTATGAGTGGTGATGCATATCACATGACTGCCCCAAATATGGATGGCCCACGTCGCTGTATGGTCAACGCCATGCGCGATGCCGGTTTAAATCCAGATCAAATTCAATACATCAACGCACACGGTACTTCTACACCTTTAGGTGATAAGAATGAAACCGGTGCGATTAAAGCTGCCCTTGGCGATCACGCTAGGAAGACATTGATTAACTCTACTAAATCGATGACCGGTCACCTCTTAGGTGGTGCTGGCGGCTTAGAGTCTGTCTTTACTATTCTGGCGCTGCACAACCAGAAATCTCCACCAACAATCAATATCTTCAATCAAGATCCAGAGTGTGATTTGGACTACTGCGCCAATACTGCTCGCGATGTGAAGATTGACCATGCCGTGAAAAACAACTTTGGCTTTGGGGGTACTAACGGTACCTTGATTTTTGGCAAACTGACCTAA
- a CDS encoding Maf family nucleotide pyrophosphatase: protein MSNSAKKLILASTSVYRRELLERLRIPFDVISPQVDETPLPGEDTVNLALRLAKAKAAAVAKDHPQAWIIGSDQVADLCGAAIGKPGNFERAMAQLQLMRGATVTFQTALCLMHGDFETTINVPTQVTFRKLADDVLEAYLHAEEPYDCAGSAKSEGLGISLLESIKSDDPTALIGLPLIALSSLLREAGFVIPGKK from the coding sequence ATGAGTAATTCTGCAAAAAAACTAATTCTGGCATCTACCTCGGTCTACCGTCGGGAGCTTTTAGAACGCCTGCGTATTCCCTTTGATGTCATCTCCCCCCAAGTGGATGAAACCCCCCTTCCAGGAGAAGACACTGTGAATTTAGCCTTGCGCTTAGCTAAAGCAAAAGCTGCGGCAGTGGCCAAAGATCATCCGCAAGCTTGGATCATTGGCTCAGATCAAGTGGCCGACCTGTGTGGAGCGGCTATTGGTAAGCCAGGAAACTTTGAGCGCGCCATGGCGCAACTACAACTCATGCGTGGTGCCACTGTGACTTTTCAAACAGCGCTGTGTCTCATGCATGGCGATTTCGAAACGACAATCAATGTTCCTACGCAGGTTACCTTTCGCAAACTGGCTGATGATGTTCTGGAGGCATACCTCCATGCCGAGGAGCCCTATGACTGTGCTGGTAGCGCTAAGTCTGAAGGCTTGGGAATCTCACTCTTGGAATCCATCAAGAGCGATGATCCCACTGCATTAATTGGCTTGCCATTAATTGCACTCAGTAGCTTATTGCGTGAAGCTGGCTTTGTTATTCCAGGTAAAAAATAA
- the rpmF gene encoding 50S ribosomal protein L32, which produces MAVQQNKKSPSKRGMHRAHDFLTAPATAVEATTGEAHLRHHISPNGYYRGRKVVKTKND; this is translated from the coding sequence ATGGCCGTCCAACAGAATAAAAAATCCCCATCCAAACGTGGCATGCACCGTGCGCACGACTTTTTGACCGCACCTGCTACGGCTGTTGAAGCCACAACTGGTGAGGCTCATTTGCGCCACCACATTTCACCAAACGGCTACTACCGTGGCCGTAAAGTTGTTAAAACAAAAAACGACTAA
- the fabD gene encoding ACP S-malonyltransferase has translation MTFAFVFPGQGSQSVGMLNTIADRPEVRATLQEASEALGEDVAKLIADGPAEALSLTTNTQPVMLTAAIAFYRAWLASGGAVPKMMAGHSLGEYSALVASGVIAFKDAVPLVRFRAQAMQTAVPVGTGGMAAILGLDDAIVKTVCAEAAAASGGVVEAVNFNAPGQVVIAGGSDAVTKACELLKAAGAKRALPLPVSAPFHSSLLQPASEKLKGYLADIEFKVPTISVVNNVDVNVLNDPAAIKDALVRQAAKPVRWQETINAMAQQGITQVVECGPGKVLAGLTKRINENVVGLPIFDEVSLNEALAAVK, from the coding sequence ATGACATTTGCATTTGTATTCCCTGGCCAAGGTTCCCAATCTGTTGGGATGCTCAACACCATTGCTGATCGCCCTGAAGTCCGCGCGACTTTGCAGGAAGCTTCAGAAGCTTTAGGTGAAGATGTTGCAAAACTCATTGCTGATGGCCCCGCTGAGGCATTGTCCTTAACCACTAATACACAACCTGTGATGCTGACTGCAGCGATTGCGTTTTATCGCGCTTGGTTAGCTTCTGGTGGCGCCGTTCCCAAAATGATGGCTGGTCATAGTTTGGGTGAGTACTCTGCATTGGTTGCTTCAGGCGTAATTGCCTTTAAAGATGCCGTACCTTTGGTGCGCTTTCGTGCGCAAGCTATGCAAACAGCAGTACCTGTTGGCACTGGCGGTATGGCCGCAATCTTGGGCTTAGATGATGCGATAGTGAAGACGGTTTGTGCTGAGGCTGCTGCAGCCTCTGGTGGCGTAGTGGAGGCCGTAAACTTTAATGCTCCAGGGCAAGTAGTGATTGCTGGCGGTAGTGATGCAGTGACCAAGGCTTGTGAATTACTCAAGGCAGCTGGCGCAAAGCGTGCTTTGCCATTGCCCGTATCCGCACCATTTCATTCATCATTGCTACAACCTGCTTCTGAAAAACTCAAAGGCTACTTGGCTGATATTGAATTTAAAGTCCCGACTATCTCTGTAGTCAATAACGTGGATGTCAATGTATTAAATGACCCAGCAGCCATCAAGGATGCTTTAGTGCGTCAAGCTGCCAAGCCTGTGCGTTGGCAAGAGACAATTAATGCGATGGCGCAGCAGGGAATTACTCAAGTGGTTGAATGCGGTCCTGGCAAGGTATTGGCTGGATTAACTAAGCGCATCAATGAAAATGTTGTTGGGCTGCCTATCTTCGATGAGGTCAGCCTCAATGAGGCATTGGCTGCCGTAAAGTAA
- a CDS encoding SAM-dependent methyltransferase, with product MGSTLGTLFLIPNTLGDDARVEQLPWVLPSETITQTAKLTHWIVEDAKTARAFLKAVDSVSPLACTIQEMQMSEWRGVARNAKYGDAVKPIDLLKPLIAGKDMGLMSEAGVPGVADPGAELVLAAHKLGAKVKPLVGPSSILLGLMASGLNGQRFAFQGYVPHDVQDRVARLKQLEVESRKLQQTQIWIETPYRNTAMLMACLNTLSPQSMLCMGMDLSLPTEMITTLSIADWRKRFPNEAACASLQNRPAVFLLLA from the coding sequence ATGGGTTCAACACTAGGTACTCTCTTTTTGATTCCCAATACCTTGGGTGATGATGCTCGGGTGGAGCAGTTACCTTGGGTTTTGCCAAGTGAAACTATTACCCAAACTGCCAAACTCACCCACTGGATTGTGGAGGATGCAAAAACTGCCCGTGCTTTTTTAAAAGCAGTCGATAGCGTTTCGCCCTTAGCTTGCACTATTCAAGAAATGCAGATGAGTGAGTGGCGTGGTGTTGCACGCAATGCTAAGTATGGTGACGCTGTTAAACCGATAGATTTACTCAAGCCCCTCATTGCCGGAAAAGACATGGGGCTCATGTCAGAAGCTGGCGTTCCGGGGGTGGCGGATCCTGGTGCAGAGCTTGTACTGGCAGCGCATAAGCTGGGTGCCAAAGTAAAGCCTTTGGTTGGTCCAAGCTCTATTCTGCTGGGCCTCATGGCCAGCGGTTTGAATGGTCAGCGCTTTGCGTTTCAGGGTTATGTTCCGCATGACGTGCAAGACCGTGTAGCACGACTGAAACAACTGGAAGTGGAATCTAGAAAATTACAGCAGACGCAAATTTGGATTGAGACACCGTATCGCAATACTGCAATGCTGATGGCCTGCCTGAATACGCTGTCACCGCAATCCATGCTTTGCATGGGAATGGATTTGAGCTTGCCAACTGAGATGATCACTACGCTATCCATTGCAGATTGGCGCAAGCGCTTTCCAAATGAGGCTGCCTGCGCCTCATTACAAAATAGGCCAGCAGTATTTCTATTGCTGGCCTAG
- a CDS encoding HAD-IIIA family hydrolase: MSEEQKPDRRYDLIVWDWDGTIMDSTPTIVDCIQQACRDLGFKEPDDTLASSVIGLGIQDSLRRAVPWIEPAHFPNLTERFRFHYLAKDHELDLFPGIRELLQSLREDGYLLGVATGKSRVGLDRSLKHHQLEQMFHETRTADESFSKPHPGMLLELSDVMQVPMRRMLMIGDTTHDLDMAANAGVDAVAVTYGAHPPSTLKEAPSLMHVDDVAQLAAWLSQNLTIKN; the protein is encoded by the coding sequence ATGTCTGAAGAACAAAAACCCGATAGACGTTACGACCTGATCGTATGGGATTGGGACGGAACCATCATGGATTCCACGCCGACAATCGTCGATTGTATTCAGCAAGCTTGCCGTGATTTGGGTTTCAAAGAGCCTGATGACACTTTGGCTAGCTCGGTCATTGGTTTGGGTATTCAGGATTCACTGAGAAGAGCGGTGCCTTGGATTGAGCCTGCGCATTTCCCTAATTTAACGGAGCGCTTTCGATTTCATTACCTGGCTAAAGATCACGAACTCGATTTATTTCCAGGTATTCGTGAATTACTCCAAAGCCTACGTGAGGATGGTTATCTCTTAGGCGTTGCTACTGGCAAATCTCGCGTTGGACTGGATCGATCTTTAAAACATCATCAGCTAGAACAGATGTTTCATGAAACCCGCACTGCAGACGAATCTTTCTCCAAGCCTCACCCTGGAATGCTCTTAGAGCTCTCAGATGTGATGCAAGTACCCATGCGCCGCATGCTGATGATTGGGGACACCACCCATGATTTAGATATGGCGGCTAACGCAGGCGTGGATGCGGTAGCGGTAACGTATGGCGCGCATCCTCCGAGTACTTTAAAAGAAGCGCCATCACTGATGCATGTGGATGATGTCGCGCAGTTGGCAGCTTGGCTCAGTCAGAATCTCACTATTAAAAACTAG
- a CDS encoding YceD family protein, producing the protein MNRNQVLPQVELSADPKALSRIDFCAPQSYQGAGFLEISALPRLTEEASSVEPGDGFHWELKTHFADSPGSEPRQILKLAVKGRIHLVCQSCLQDCGLDLAQESRFVMVATEEEADAFPIEDDQQEPLVASQQFDLLGLIEDEILLSMPLIPKHPEGACQPHASSFGEGDEARDASEKPQNPFNILKNIKKN; encoded by the coding sequence ATGAATCGTAATCAAGTTTTACCTCAAGTTGAGCTATCCGCTGATCCTAAGGCTTTGAGCCGGATCGACTTTTGCGCCCCTCAGTCCTATCAAGGAGCTGGATTTTTGGAGATTTCAGCCCTACCTAGGCTGACTGAAGAGGCCTCTAGTGTTGAGCCTGGCGATGGCTTTCATTGGGAATTAAAGACCCATTTTGCAGATTCTCCTGGTTCTGAGCCCCGGCAAATTTTGAAATTAGCTGTAAAAGGCCGTATTCACCTAGTTTGTCAGAGCTGTTTGCAGGACTGCGGCCTGGATTTGGCTCAAGAGAGTCGATTTGTCATGGTGGCCACCGAGGAGGAGGCTGACGCCTTTCCTATAGAGGATGATCAACAAGAACCTTTGGTGGCAAGTCAGCAATTTGACCTTCTAGGGCTGATTGAGGATGAAATCCTCCTTTCCATGCCCTTAATTCCAAAGCATCCAGAGGGCGCTTGCCAGCCCCATGCCTCCTCATTTGGCGAGGGCGATGAAGCTAGAGATGCCTCAGAAAAGCCTCAGAATCCCTTTAACATATTGAAAAATATAAAGAAAAATTGA
- a CDS encoding S49 family peptidase codes for MDQNQSENANQNWERQALEHLLLENLKETRKARRWKAVFRILTLLIFVGVILAVFDFHLPGRGMGMEKHTALVTLEGEISSSSMANALDINSSLTAAFENENSAGVVLRINSPGGSPVQAGMMNDEIHRLRKLYPSKPFYVVVEDICASGGYYVAVAGDKILVDKASLVGSIGVIMEGFGFTGLMDKLGVTRRMITAGSNKGMMDPFSKENPQQVEMIKTMIDEIHQQFIAVVKAGRGDRLKETPEMFTGRVWNGEQAIKIGLVDGYGTVETVARDIFKAPDILDYTMKENFAERVAKRFGAEVGAAAGKALIKTPDLK; via the coding sequence ATGGATCAAAATCAATCTGAGAATGCGAATCAAAATTGGGAGCGTCAAGCCCTTGAGCATTTATTGCTAGAGAATTTAAAAGAGACTCGTAAGGCGCGTCGCTGGAAAGCAGTGTTTCGTATTCTCACCCTCCTGATCTTTGTTGGCGTAATACTGGCTGTATTTGATTTTCATCTACCAGGGCGCGGCATGGGGATGGAGAAACACACCGCCTTAGTCACACTGGAAGGGGAGATTTCTTCAAGCTCGATGGCCAATGCTTTGGATATCAATTCTTCGCTTACGGCTGCTTTTGAGAATGAAAACAGTGCAGGCGTAGTCTTGCGTATCAATAGCCCTGGCGGCTCTCCTGTTCAGGCTGGCATGATGAATGATGAAATTCATCGCTTACGCAAACTCTATCCAAGCAAACCGTTTTATGTCGTAGTAGAAGATATCTGCGCTTCAGGTGGCTACTACGTCGCTGTTGCTGGCGATAAAATTTTGGTCGATAAGGCGAGCTTAGTGGGATCTATTGGCGTGATCATGGAAGGCTTTGGTTTTACTGGTTTGATGGATAAATTAGGCGTGACTCGTCGCATGATTACTGCCGGCTCGAATAAGGGGATGATGGATCCATTCTCCAAAGAAAATCCACAGCAAGTAGAAATGATTAAAACCATGATTGATGAGATTCATCAGCAATTTATTGCGGTGGTCAAAGCAGGTCGTGGCGATCGTCTTAAAGAAACTCCAGAGATGTTCACGGGCCGCGTTTGGAATGGCGAGCAAGCAATCAAAATTGGCTTAGTCGATGGTTATGGAACAGTAGAGACAGTAGCGCGCGATATCTTCAAAGCGCCAGATATTTTGGACTACACCATGAAAGAGAATTTCGCAGAACGTGTTGCTAAACGTTTCGGCGCTGAAGTTGGCGCTGCAGCAGGCAAGGCTTTAATTAAAACCCCTGATCTAAAGTAA
- the acpP gene encoding acyl carrier protein, whose product MDNIEQRVKKIVAEQLGVAEAEIKNESSFVNDLGADSLDTVELVMALEDEFGIEIPDEEAEKITTVQLAIDFAQSKAQG is encoded by the coding sequence ATGGATAACATCGAACAACGCGTTAAGAAGATCGTCGCTGAGCAATTGGGCGTCGCAGAAGCAGAGATCAAGAATGAATCTTCTTTTGTGAATGACTTAGGCGCGGACTCTCTTGACACTGTTGAATTGGTAATGGCTTTGGAAGATGAGTTCGGGATTGAAATTCCGGATGAAGAAGCTGAGAAAATTACTACTGTTCAGCTTGCTATCGATTTTGCTCAGTCAAAAGCTCAGGGTTAA
- a CDS encoding beta-ketoacyl-ACP synthase III, giving the protein MSTYSRIAGTGSYLPEQRLSNQDLVERLAKIGLETSDEWIVTRSGISARHFAAENQLTSDLAVKAAQAALEAAGCTSEDLDLIILATSTPDHLGGFPSTACVVQDKLGAHTNCAAFDVQAVCAGFTYALAIADAFIRTGTYKKVLVLGAETFSRILDFQDRTTSVLFGDGAGAVVLEASKEPGILATALHADGSQRDILCVPGRAKQGGVEGTAYLTMDGPAVFKLAVKVLEQVAHEALEKANLKPEQIDWLVPHQANIRIMESTARKMGMSMDKVIVTVHEHGNTSAASIPLALDVGVRSGQIQRGQHLLLEGVGGGFAWGAAVVKY; this is encoded by the coding sequence ATGAGTACTTATTCACGGATAGCCGGAACTGGAAGTTATCTTCCGGAGCAGCGTTTGAGCAATCAAGACTTGGTTGAACGTTTAGCGAAGATTGGTCTTGAAACTAGTGATGAGTGGATCGTGACTCGCAGCGGAATTTCTGCTCGTCACTTTGCTGCAGAAAATCAACTCACGAGTGATCTGGCAGTCAAGGCAGCCCAAGCGGCATTAGAGGCGGCTGGCTGTACTTCTGAAGATCTCGATTTGATTATTTTGGCAACATCGACACCCGATCATTTGGGTGGCTTCCCCAGCACGGCTTGCGTAGTGCAAGACAAGTTGGGCGCTCATACCAATTGCGCAGCATTCGATGTCCAGGCAGTCTGTGCTGGCTTTACTTATGCTCTCGCAATTGCGGATGCATTTATTCGTACGGGCACTTACAAAAAAGTATTAGTTCTCGGTGCAGAAACTTTCTCTCGCATTTTGGATTTCCAAGATCGCACTACTTCTGTTTTGTTTGGTGATGGTGCTGGGGCAGTGGTTCTCGAAGCTTCGAAAGAGCCAGGTATTTTGGCAACAGCCTTACATGCGGATGGTAGTCAACGCGATATTCTGTGTGTGCCAGGGCGCGCTAAGCAGGGTGGGGTTGAGGGAACTGCTTACTTAACTATGGATGGCCCTGCAGTGTTTAAGTTGGCTGTCAAAGTACTTGAGCAAGTCGCTCATGAGGCTTTAGAAAAGGCCAATCTCAAACCAGAGCAAATTGATTGGTTGGTGCCACACCAAGCCAATATCCGCATTATGGAGAGCACGGCTCGCAAGATGGGCATGTCAATGGATAAAGTCATTGTGACTGTCCATGAACATGGCAATACTTCTGCTGCTTCTATTCCGCTTGCGCTCGATGTTGGCGTGCGCTCTGGTCAAATTCAACGTGGTCAACATCTCTTGCTAGAGGGTGTGGGCGGCGGTTTTGCTTGGGGCGCAGCAGTTGTAAAGTACTAA
- the plsX gene encoding phosphate acyltransferase PlsX codes for MSVTLAIDAMGGDHGIVVTVPACCDFLEKHADVKIVLVGNSESLEQALSQFPKALMERIQIISASEVVLMDDPIEVALRRKKDSSMRVAIEQVKEGLADAIISSGNTGALMAISRYILKTLDGVDRPAIATAIPNEKGRGTTMLDLGANADCEPMHLVQFAQMANVMVQVVDGTQNPSIGLLNIGEEVIKGNEVVKQTSELLRQTNLNFYGNVEGNDIFKGTTDIVVCDGFVGNVVLKASEGLAKMMSGLIKQEFNRSWLTKLMAICAMVPLLRVRKRVDHRRYNGAVLLGLRGCVIKSHGSADRFAFGFALERAYEAAKNRMVERIALAFAAETKQS; via the coding sequence ATGAGTGTCACACTTGCTATCGATGCTATGGGCGGAGATCATGGGATAGTCGTTACTGTCCCCGCTTGTTGCGATTTTCTCGAAAAACATGCTGATGTGAAGATTGTTTTAGTTGGCAATTCGGAGTCGCTCGAGCAAGCCCTGAGTCAATTTCCAAAAGCGCTTATGGAGCGCATTCAAATTATTTCCGCTAGTGAAGTCGTCTTGATGGATGACCCCATTGAGGTGGCATTGCGTCGTAAAAAAGATTCTTCCATGCGAGTTGCCATCGAGCAGGTTAAAGAAGGCCTGGCTGACGCGATCATCTCCTCTGGTAATACTGGCGCCTTGATGGCCATCTCTCGCTACATTCTCAAAACGCTGGATGGTGTGGATCGTCCCGCAATTGCTACTGCAATCCCGAATGAAAAAGGGCGCGGTACTACGATGTTGGATCTTGGCGCTAACGCAGACTGCGAGCCTATGCATTTGGTGCAATTTGCACAAATGGCTAACGTGATGGTTCAAGTAGTCGATGGTACACAAAATCCCTCCATCGGTCTTCTGAATATTGGCGAGGAAGTAATTAAAGGTAATGAAGTAGTGAAGCAGACGAGTGAGTTGCTACGCCAAACAAATCTCAACTTTTATGGCAATGTAGAAGGCAATGATATTTTTAAAGGCACTACGGATATCGTGGTGTGCGACGGTTTTGTGGGTAACGTTGTTCTCAAGGCTAGCGAAGGCTTAGCAAAGATGATGAGCGGCCTAATTAAACAAGAATTTAATCGCTCATGGCTGACTAAACTCATGGCGATCTGTGCCATGGTGCCCTTATTACGTGTTCGCAAGCGCGTGGATCATCGTCGCTATAACGGGGCGGTATTATTAGGTTTACGTGGTTGCGTGATTAAGAGCCACGGTTCAGCGGATCGTTTTGCATTTGGTTTTGCGCTCGAGCGCGCATATGAAGCAGCAAAAAATCGCATGGTAGAGCGGATCGCTCTAGCTTTTGCGGCGGAGACAAAGCAATCATGA
- a CDS encoding DegQ family serine endoprotease, giving the protein MKKYLIAFLAMFSLGQIALIPQAYAQSPRVSIPDFADLVERASPAVVNIRTTEKVMQQQAQGGIPGMPEDQAEFFRRFFGVPMPGLPGGPKQAQPNPGKPQEADRGVGSGFIIESNGLILTNAHVVEGANTIYVTLTDKREYKAKLLGMDKRTDMAVVKIDARDLPKLPLGDSSRVRVGEWVLAIGSPFGLENTVTAGIVSAKSRDTGDYLPFIQTDVAVNPGNSGGPLLNTAGQVIGINSQIFSRSGGYMGISFAIPIDEAMRVAEQLRTNGKMTRGRIGVALGEMTKEIAESLGLGKPRGAFVRNVEPGGPAAAGGIESGDVILSFNGRDIGKSTDLPRAVGETKPGTSANVQVWRKGSTKDLMVSVVDTEVGQAAVKKSDNSGSAGGNANSLGVVVSELSDSKKKELNIRGGVEVTGLGDGPLARSGVRPGDVIIRIADADITGVKQFEGLVNGLDANKSVPVFVRRADSTLIIPVRPK; this is encoded by the coding sequence ATGAAAAAGTATCTTATTGCGTTCTTGGCTATGTTTAGCTTGGGGCAAATCGCGCTTATCCCCCAGGCCTATGCCCAGAGTCCACGTGTCTCCATTCCTGACTTTGCCGACTTGGTTGAGCGGGCTAGTCCTGCTGTGGTGAATATCCGAACTACTGAAAAAGTAATGCAGCAGCAAGCTCAGGGGGGTATTCCGGGGATGCCTGAGGATCAGGCGGAGTTTTTCCGTCGTTTCTTTGGTGTGCCTATGCCAGGATTGCCTGGCGGGCCTAAGCAAGCGCAACCTAATCCTGGTAAGCCTCAAGAGGCTGATCGCGGCGTAGGCTCTGGCTTCATTATTGAATCCAATGGCTTAATTTTGACGAATGCCCACGTTGTCGAGGGCGCGAATACCATCTACGTCACCTTGACGGACAAGCGCGAGTACAAAGCCAAGTTGTTGGGTATGGATAAGCGAACCGATATGGCGGTAGTCAAAATCGATGCACGTGATTTGCCTAAGTTGCCACTAGGTGACTCTTCTCGAGTGAGGGTAGGTGAATGGGTATTAGCAATTGGCTCCCCATTTGGCCTAGAAAACACCGTGACTGCTGGCATCGTGTCTGCCAAGAGCCGTGATACCGGGGATTACTTACCCTTCATTCAGACTGACGTCGCTGTGAATCCTGGCAACTCGGGTGGACCGCTATTAAATACAGCCGGACAGGTGATTGGTATTAACTCGCAAATCTTTAGTCGCTCTGGTGGATATATGGGTATTTCTTTTGCCATTCCCATTGATGAAGCAATGCGGGTTGCAGAGCAGTTGCGTACCAATGGAAAAATGACTCGTGGCCGGATTGGCGTCGCTTTGGGTGAGATGACTAAAGAGATTGCAGAGAGCTTGGGTCTAGGTAAGCCTCGTGGCGCCTTCGTTCGAAATGTTGAGCCAGGCGGCCCGGCGGCGGCGGGCGGCATTGAGTCTGGGGACGTGATTCTGAGCTTTAATGGTCGTGATATTGGCAAATCCACTGACCTACCAAGAGCTGTTGGGGAAACCAAGCCAGGAACCAGCGCTAACGTTCAGGTTTGGCGTAAAGGCTCCACTAAGGACTTGATGGTCTCTGTGGTGGATACCGAAGTAGGTCAAGCCGCTGTGAAGAAGTCCGACAACTCAGGTTCAGCCGGTGGAAACGCCAATTCTCTTGGGGTGGTAGTTTCTGAACTCTCAGATAGCAAGAAAAAAGAGCTCAACATCCGCGGAGGCGTTGAGGTTACCGGCCTAGGGGATGGCCCCTTAGCGCGCTCAGGGGTGCGCCCTGGGGACGTCATCATCCGAATTGCTGATGCCGATATCACTGGGGTAAAGCAGTTTGAGGGTCTTGTAAATGGTTTGGATGCCAATAAGTCAGTTCCGGTCTTTGTACGTCGGGCTGATAGCACTCTGATTATTCCGGTAAGGCCAAAATAA